CAAAGCATCTGGCCATGTAAAGAGCGGTGACATTACAAGAGATATTGATGTAGATGATCAGCCTGATGGTGGTTCAAATGCTTTAAACATTAACAGGTTGGGGAAATCACATTTTTCATGTTAATTAATGATGCATACTGCATAGTATTCTATTCaagatttaaattttgaattgttttcCATATCTAAAGTGGTTGGGGATTTGTGATATATTATTAAGTAGAAAtggtaaaaatataatttgttgcTGGATTCACTgaaatcttaatattttttttggggaaaaacTCAAACTCTTGTACAGCATAACTTCCATGCCTGCTTTTGGACAATCCATTTTTTTCGGTTATAGACACTGAATGCTTCATAATACTCTTTGCAGCTTAAGGGTTCTGCTCCCCACATCCTGCAATACAGAGCCATCTATTGGTGGTCAACTATCTCCTTTGAATTCTGATGATATTGGAGCAAGGTGTTTAGCACAGAGAGTCCTTAATGATAGCCTAAGCAAGTTAGAGAAAATGCCTGCCACTGCTGAGAGGTCTATCCGATGGGAGCTTGGTTCTTGCTGGGTACAGCACCTACAGAAACAGGAGAACTTACCAGTTAAAGAGGCTAAGAGAAGTGCAGAGGACAAGCCTCAACCAATTGTCAAAGGTCTCGGGAAGCAATTtgaaccattaaaaaaaataaagaagaaggcTGATGCTTCTGGGATCAGGTCTGACATAAGGCAAGATGATTCTTTTGAAGTGGGCTCAGATAACCTAAATCAGTCAAAATTGGATGCTGAAACTGAACTGAGGAACCTGTTACCTGAAGAAGCATTCTTGCGCTTGAAAGACTCGGGGACCGGTCTTCATCTAAAGGTTTAAAGTTTAAACTGCCCTGTCTCAATTGAATCTGATCACTGCAATACAATCcttaatataacatatttttcctaattgatatttttagtggtacacatcaagttttttcATTAATCCAACTTATACTGAGATAAACAACTGTTAGGAACTGACCTTTTTGTCACTTTGGACgtttggaaaatatatttattgaaaagcgAGTCTGCCATGAGAGTTTTAAGTAACATGCACATACTAACACAAAAAATCTCAAGTTTGTTTATCCGCTCCATTCAAAGCTCTTGTGTTTAAGCTAGTAAAGTACTAGAAATCTTGAAATGGGCTATAACTAGAGTATATATAGTGAGTGATGCTATTTGCCCAAAACACATTATGGGTATGAATTGTCATCGAAGAGAAAATGTAGTAGATTCTGAGacaaggctttttttttttttaatgttttttttaaaagatgaaCAAAGGTTTCCAGTTGTCAAGAGTCCAGCAGAGAATCGAATCTACATCAATATTAAGGACATTGGAGGACATTTTGGAATTATTATGCACATCTTTTTTCTCCCTTCCTTGCTGTTATACTTTTAGTGTTTGTCTATCTCTTCGAGTaacttgcttcatttgttttatttactcTTGTGACAGTCACTGGATGAGCTTACCCATATGGCACATAAGTTCTATGATGGCATTGCTCTTCCCAAGCTGGCAAGTATTTCTTATCATAATTCATGATATGGATTTTTTTGTTTACCATAACTTGATCCATCTTTATCTAATTGTCAAATTCTTGTATTTCCAGGTGGCAGATTTTGCTTCACTTGAGCTATCACCAGTAGATGGTAGAACTTTGACAGATTTCATGCATACTCGAGGACTTAAAATGTGTTCCTTGGGGCGTGTGGTGAGTGAAATATTTTTGCTTCCTCTCTATATTATTGTCATGGGCACCCGCTTTAACATTTTCACATTAATTTTTTGGAAAACTAGGTTGATCTCGCTGAAAAGTTACCACATATACAGTCACTTTGTATTCATGAGATGGTTACACGTTCCTTCAAGTACATATTACGAGCTGTCATTGCTGCTGTAAACAGCTTGTCAGATCTTTCTTCTGCAATTGCTGCGACTTTGAATATCTTGCTAGGATCAACAGAGACACAAAAATATGAGCTAGATCACATCAATGATCATTCTCTAAAGATGAAATGGCTAGAGAAATTTCTCTTAAAACGCTTTTCTTGGAGGCTAAAGAATGAATTTCAGCACTTACGGAAGTTCGCAATTCTCAGAGGACTTTGTCAGAAGGTACTTATTTTGAATCAGCTTTCAGATTGGCTTGAGTTTTTAGTACTTGATTTAGAATGATATTATCTTGTGGTCTCTTAATGTAGGTTGGACTAGAGTTGGCCCCTCGAGATTATGACTTGGAGAGTCCAAGCCCATTCAAGAAATCTGATATTATCAGCATAGTTCCTGTTTGTAAAGTATGTTTCAgcttattttggtgttttaactaaaattcatatttatagaTGAATTCTAACTTGGTATGTTTTGATGATTGATTTCATCATGCAGCATGTGGCTTGCTCATCAGCGGATGGCCGGAATTTATTGGAATCTGCGAAGGTTGCACTGGATAAAGGCAAGCTAGAGGATGCCGTCACATATGGTACAAAGGTATTTGTTGTTGATGTAATCTGCTAATTTGATGCAAAATTTGAGTTAATTCTCGGAATAAATTTTTCATCACAGATATATTTCCTCACAATTTCTGCATTAAGCTTTCATcacttatttcaaaaatttactttgattgacaaatttgttttcTCTCGTAATATGAAGGCACTGTCAAAAATGATCGCAGTTTGTGGTCCTTATCATCGTATGACTGCTAATGCATACAGTCTTCTTGCAGTGGTTCTTTACCACACTGGAGACTTTGATCAGGTAACTCATTTTCTGGATTCCATGAACAAATATTATCTTGTTAAGAAATTGACATGCTTGTTTCTTAAAAGGCCATAATGTTTTTTGCGAATTAGTTTACCAGGCTACACTGTTGTGTGATGATTAATGTTCAGCTGTGTACACAGGATTCTGTTTGTTCATTTGCATTTCATactattttcattattaaactAAGTCATTTTTGGGATTTTTGTATCATTTGGCATTTCTTATTCATTTCATGCATCAGTAAATTTATCCTTGACATTGTGCTGCATTTTGATCAGAAGCACTTTTctgcttcttccttttcttattATCTTTTCTATTGGTTTCATAGGCAACCATATACCAACAAAAGGCTCTCGATATCAATGAGCGGGAGCTCGGTCTTGACCATCCAGAGACTATGAAAAGTTATGGAGATCTTTCTGTGTTTTACTATCGTCTTCAACATATTGAATTAGCTCTAAAGTAAGTCTCAGTTAATCATCTTTCCACTAGAATGTTTATTATGGTCTAGCTTGTAATTTCTTATTGTTTCTTATGTAAAAAATGAATTGCCAGATCCTTTATTTTGGTCATTAGAAAAGAGTTAAGCTTTGAAAAGGTTGTCATAACCTGTTGTTTGCTTTTAGAATTGAATCCACAAGGGTCATATTGGCACCTTAAGTTTCAAGCCATCAGGATCCCAAGAAATGGATGGTGTGTCAAATCTCAAGTGTTTTGAGACAACTAACACACAACTTTAAAAGTGAAGACATAGATTGCCACTTAAATGGTAAACCTTATAGGTTGTATGccttcataataaaaaatatatattaaaaaaaaacctcatggCTAAGATGGCTTGATCATGATGGAGAAAATTTCTTTATgatattttctcattttcttgtatttatggGATTCTCTTTCTGCTGCGGGACTATGGAGAAGTTAAAATTTTCAAGTTTCTTGAAGTATCAATTTCAACCAACTGGAGTTGCATCAACCAATGCAATGACATGAACTAAAAGATTCTCGTGAATTTCTTCTTGAAAATTGAtgtattttttgtgatttttctcTGACAGCCTGAATATCCTGTGTTGTGTATGACTTCCTGAATATCACCCTTCTGCATTTGTCTATTTGAATCGTGTACAGATACCTATTTGGGCTGAGAGGCATATGTGAAAGGAACCAACTGTTTTGGGCAATTTCCTTTTTCACTATTCCCAACTGAAGAAATGCTTTTTTAACTCTCAAAGCacagtaattttattttaaatgcttgcatatgataaataatatgtATCTTATATCAGGTATGTCAACCGTGCACTGCTGCTACTACATTTTTCATGTGGATTGTCACATCCTAATTCTGCTGCAACCTATATTAATGTTGCTATGATGGAAGAGGGTATGGGCAATGTCCATGTTGCACTTCGATACCTGCATGAAGCTCTCAAATGCAATCGACGACTGCTGGGTGCAGATCACATTCAagtatctctctctctctctctctctctgtgtgtgtgtgtgtctgtgcgCTCGCGCTCTCACATGCATGAACACGCATGTGCACACATGTGCACACACTCACCTGCATTGCGCTAGAAGCATAACAGATCTCCAATCTTCCTAAGCATCATATGTGCTTATATACGcatgtaataaatttttttgtgtgtgtgtgtgtgtgtgtggttagTACAATGGCACCGAAATAGGTGATCAAATTAATTATAGTTTAGAGGATCACAATTGAAGTCTTTTTTCACTGACAACTTTATGTTTTAATAGACTGCTGCTAGCTACCATGCTATAGCCATAGCCCTTTCCATGATGGAAGCTTATACACTCAGTGTTCAGCATGAACAGACCACATTGCAGATACTGCAGTCTAAACTTGGAGCAGATGACCTCCGGACTCAGGTTTTTTTGGACATGATTGTATCAAGTTTCTTTCACATGCATGCAGCCAGAAAATTGATTTTAAAGCCTCTCATGCAGGATGCTGCTGCTTGGCTTGAGTACTTTGAATCAAAAGCTCTCGAGCAGCAAGAGGCTGCTCGTAGAGGTATACCAAAACCTGATGCATCTATTGCAAGCAAAGGCCATCTTAGGTAGTGAAATGCGTTTCATTGGCTTATACTATTTGACTGTAGAAAATAATACATTTGTTGATATCAAAATCTTGCCACCCTTCAGTGTATCAGATCTGCTTGACTACATCAACCCAGAACAAGAATTGAAGGAAAGAGATTCACAAAAAAGGCTACAACGGATGAAGGTATAATTTGTTTCTCCCTTTTTAATGGCATGCAGGCTGTATCCTGAAGTTCTCATTCAAGTAAGCTAGCATTGCTAAGCAGAGAGAATTTTATGACATGTGGAAATTGATTGTCCCCATCACACTTAATGATAGTTGAAGATACTTCTGTATATGCCATCACACACATAGACATATACACCAACCAGCATGCATATGGGGTTATAGTGCACATATTCTATCTGAGAGAATAACTCTTTTTTGCATTGATTTACTCATCAATCTCCAAagatctcttttctttctcctcCATCAAGTCTTTTGCTagtgtttctaattttttagaAACATTAAGTTCTCTCCCTTTTCCTGTAAAGACAAGCATTAGTTGCTATTGATGGTCAAAAAGTTCTATTACTCTTCAGACTAACTCAAATGTGTGGATGTAGAAATAccaatggatatatatatatatatatagatatattacaCAACACTTACCTACACtttgatttgaataattttaatgagGAATCTACTATTGTAGTTTTCAAAGGTCAGGGAACGGGTTTTGTGAGCTTGAAAGATGACTTTAATGTGGGCATGTGGGCTTAGCCCAGTAAAATTAGCATATCTTTTTTGTTTACAAATACGAAGAATTTTTCATTGATCCTGAAAGCGTGTCCTGGAAGTATTGCTTCATGGAATTAGGCGGTTGAAACCCAATAAAACACGGATGAAGTTATCATACCAAAGTTGCCTCTGGttcaattgatgttttattccTTTAATCACTTCTTGActgatttttcatgttttgtaTTTGAGGCAGAGCATCAACAGGCCGAGTCAAATGAAGTCAAACATATTGGTTGATGATTACCAAGATGATTCAAAGTACTCATCCACTCTTAACAGCATTGAGGGAGCTAAAGAGGAGGAAAAACTTGTAGAACATCAGCCCTTAAAATTTGAAGACAGTGATGATACAATGCAAGGCCAACAACCACAAGTCTATGAGTGTTCTCCCGAAGCATCCTCTGATGAAGGTTGGCAAGAGGCTAATTTTAAAGGCCGATCTGGAAATGTACGCAGAATAGCTGGACCCAAAAGGCCAACCTTAGCAAAATTGGAATTAAAATTCTCTGAATCCTCTGCCAGCATTAAGAGGAGAACCATGTCACCAACATTGAAAGGCAATTCTTCAATCACAAGAACCCCTTCAACTGATGTTTCTTCTGTTAAAAATCTTAGGAATGCTGCAAGTgttcatggtggagatgattCAAATAATGCACGACAAAGTACTCCAGATTTGGAGGCCAGATTAGATCAAAATCCTAAGGCTTCTGTTATCAGCAGAGTCATCACGGCAGGCACAAATCTCCTATCCTATAAAGAAGTAGCTTTGTCACCTCCTGGTACAATCTTGAAGCCAACATTGAAGCTACCTGAGGTTAAGCAACCAGATGAAACAGTGAGAGGTACAGAGCCTGAGGAATGTAACAATGTTAAAGAGGCATCCAAGGTTGAGGTTGACATGACAACCAAGGGAGCACTGCAAGAGGTATCCTCGAGTGACAGTGAGAAAGAGATTCAAACATCTGCAGTGAAGATATCAGTAAATGTATCGGAAAGAGAAACTTCTGATTCTGATGATGTTCAGATCTCATCATCTTCCAAAGAAGCCGCTGCAACTAGAAGCAAACTTTCTGCATCGGCTCCTCCATTTAATCCAGGATCATTGTTGTCCGTACCCAATGCTTATAACTCAGTTGCCGTTGTTGGTCTATATGATATGAGAGCTGCTCATGCAACAGTACCACCTAAACCTGTGGAACTCCTGCCTCCTCATTCTGTAGATGCTAGAGTCCCTCGTGGTCCTCGGTCAACTATGTACTTCAAAAATAGCTTATCTTCCCAAACGAAACATGGTTACAGAAACTCTCAGACTGGTAATGAAGCAGATAGAGGTGCCATTAGCCCAAGTACGATGAATCCTAATGCAGCTGAGTTTGTTCCTGGCAAAGCTTCGCAACAATTAAACCAATCTGATGGGGTCTCAGAAGTTCAGCGCCCTGGTGATGACTCAAGTTCTCAAGTAGAATCTTCATCTGCAAAAGAAGATTGCAACACAGTTCTTCCTGGTGAAAAAGCAGAACTTGACAGAAATGCAGCGGAGGTTAAGATTAAGGATAGCAAACGAAGTTGCGGAATGGAAAGTTCAAGCAAAGCTGAGCTTGCTAGACAGATTTTGTTCAATTTCATTGTCAAGTCATATCAGGATAATTTAGGCTCAGATGAAGCTGAAACTAAACCAAAATCAACTAAACGCGAGAGCTCAGCAACTAGAAGTGTTAGTAGCAATGTAACTAAATCAGTGTCTGTCGACCAATTTTGTGATCATCAATGGCCAAAACCAAACCAGGACAGAGAAGGATTTACAGTTGTCTCAAAGAGGAGGAAGAACAAGCACCAACTTTCAAATGCAGTCAGCGGGTTATATGCTCAACAGTCGATCTGCACATTGGCGAGTTGATGAAGAGTTTTTGGAATACAAGAAGATGCATTTACTTTTTTCCTATCGATGATTATAATATATAGCTTCAATAAAAACATGAGCCTTGTTTACCATTATCCGGCATGCGGCTTATTTTGTGTTGTTCCAAACATTCTGTCTGAAGTTTTATGTAAAAAGTTAGAGTTATGTATAGATTTTCAACATGGCCATCTTGTATCCTTAGAACAATTTGCTGGAGAATTATTTGGCTGCCGAGAACATTTTAAATCATGTTAGGTAATTTATGTTGCATTCAGCTTATCTTTGAAGTAATTGAGTGATTGGTTTCTTTATGTGCAGGATTAAAGAAACACAGTTTATCAAAAGCCGAATCGATGAAAGTTTGTTGGAAGATTTGAGAAGTTAAAGGTATGTGTGATGATAGTGTGCAAATACTTGCTTGTTTATCTCTAAAGTAACATGGTCGAAAAAGCTTTCAACACGGTTGATTGGTCTTTACTCTTGGAATATTTTTCCGGTTTAAGGTTTCAGTTTCAGGGTTTTGAAAAAGAGTTTCAGGTTTTTTCTCTTCAAAGGCTGAAATCACTTGGTATGTTTGTTATCATAGAGCGTTCTAGCAAAGTCATTGgctttattattatcattattgaaTGGCATTTTGTTAAAACTATGTTTATTGGTGTGATTTCCAAATCTTGTAACTTTTACTTAATGCTAATGACCGGCATTTTCTCTATCACAATGATGATCTATCTGCAAGTTGGCAACATGGGACTcatacttttctttaaaaaagaaaagaaaattatttgagggtgttttgagttgaaaataaaattttgttttattagtgTGTATTGcccattttcattttctatttatatatatatatatatatatatatatatatatatatatattgtcatttTAATGCATTATGCTTGGACACGACATTAGTATCTgtattaaaatgataaataaatgaaatcaatttgtttttgttcacCATGTGACATTGTTGCTGCATTaatagagttaaaaaaaatattttttaaaagtagaaaaaaaattaaattcatgtgGCTGATTAATGAAGTCATGGCAAGTCAAACACTTTTGTACTTGGGCTTACGTGCTACTTATCTATTATGTCAATATTAaggatgaaaaacaaaaacaaaaatatttggttCCATTCTGATTTTGAGAGTTTATACTTCAATCAGAAGATGCTTTCTATATAATGTGCCAAGGATGGTTAATGATCTTAGATcggaataaaaacaaaaaggtaaattaaatatgcaaaaaaagaaaagaaaagaaaagaaaagtaaagcaTTCTTCGTTAGAAAACAACATTGGCTCTTGTTTTTGGAGGATTGTTTAACTCATTAGTTTGGTTCTATcatgcataattaaattaaatgttcTACTcttgaaacattaaaaaaaaaaaaatcatgatccATTTGAGAGGATGAAATCATCATTGactacataatatatatatatatatatatatatatatatatatatatatatatatatatatatatatttgatcaaCATGTACTAGCCATGGGCTCTAACCCTCAATAACCTTTGAGTTGAGAGGGAAATAAAACGCATGCTCTCTTATCATGGGGGTAGTATAAATGTTACAATTTGGTTGATTAAATAAACTTgtctattttaaatataatatttttttaatgaaatatgaaCAAATTATGTATTAGAGATGTGCACTGTACGGGAGTTAATACCTCATCCATCTGTGCTCTCACTTTGTGTGAACTGAGGTTCAAATCTACCCTCTTCAGTAAGACAAGAATACTCTATATAGAGGATCTGATGCTAATAAACCAAGAGACCGTTGACATATAGAATATTTCTTAATAATAAGATTACTCGCATTACACAACTTCACCtgacaaatcaaaattcaaaatattttccaacACTCCTATCTTCCTGGTAGACTGATTAATtaatggaaaaattattttttagtccctaaaagtttcaaaacatcccaggCAAttcctctgacatttgaatgtGACAGACAGTCCCTCCTTTTGCATTTTACTTACGATTTAGTCCCTATGTATAACTCCGTCAGTTAACTCCATGGAGAATTCTAGCTTTGCCCTGCTGTTTGGGGGGAAAATTGGCGCTAGGttatgtcaatttttttaaaaattgtacatTTGTTAGCCTTCAACCATACTATCacttaaaatatgtatttttttatgcatttttaaCTCAAGTTGAGTTtgttcttcttccatcatcccTTGTGTTGGTACTACTAAATTTGTCATGCCTCGAACCCTGCTTGCCGGACTCAGTGCGCTGACAAAGTATAGATTTGTCTTGTTATGAAGTTTTTCATGGCTATGCGATTGTTAACCTTGCTTTCTTCGTGTAGGCTGTCAATGGATATCTTTTGCGCAGTTGCAAGGTATAAGGGGAAGGGTCCAGTCCTCCAGTTCATAGTATTGACTCCATAGGAGTCAATACTAGACGAGATATGTCATAGATGGTGGCTTGAAGTTTCCAGTGTTAaagtgaagtttgtcacaccaGATGCACACCGAACTATTTGTCCCATTGACTCTGATATTGACTTTCAGAGTCCATCTCAAAGTTTTCACCCATTGTCACAGTCCCTCATGTTCTTCACTCCCATCGTAAATATCATTTGTTTGCTTTATGTGTAGCTTTTCTTATCTTTGTCTGCCCCTTCAATGTATTAACCAACCGATCATTGCGTTACAAATGTCCTTCTTGTCTAAAATTGATATTTACCATTCATAATATAAAGTTATCATGTACCATTTATGTTTTCCAGTTGATTTCTAGCATTATTGTTAGTATTaccagtttctgtttaaaattacTTGTTTTCGCTTAACATGATTAATTTCCACTTAAAGTTGTCACTTTCCACTTACAATTGTCAGTTTCCACTTAGTTTATGAAATTACCATTTAACATTATAGTTTTTTGCCATAAATTATTGTTCTAATCTTGCTTATGGTGTACACTACGACaacaatgatttatttttagagAGTATATCGATCAACAGGGACACGTTTCCACAACATCAATAAACTGCGGGGATCCTATCCATCCGACCTTTGTCGGAACAGCCTGAAATTATTTCAATGGAAGTTGGTGATCAATTTCGTGAcagtaaactaaaaaaaaggaTGCACTTAGGAATTATTCTATAAGACataattttaactttacatTCATTAAGAATGACAAACAAAGGGTGACTGTGACATGCGCTGGTGAAGGTTGTCAGTGGCGTGTCCATGCATCGACGGAAGGTAACCAAGAGACGTTTAGGATCAAGACAATGTATCCCACACACATGAGGTGGCAGCTTTGGCATTGCCTCACATCTTAAGGCGTCCAAAAAGTGGGTGAGTGCATGTGCCATACAGAAGTTGAAGGACCATCACTTATATAAGCCTGTTGACATCCAGCATGATATGTTGCGAGATCACGGTGTCAATATATCCTACAAGCAGGCTTGTTTAGGGAAAGATGTTGCCAAAGGTGTTTTCCATGGGAGTGAGGTGGCTAGCTATGACTTATTACTATGGTATGTAAGTAAGGTGTTAGAGACAAACCCTAGTAGCATTGCCATTATGGAGAATGACGGTGAACGGTTtaaacatgcatttttttaCGTTCCACGCATGTATTGTTGGTTTCAAAATAGGATGTAGGCTATTGTTGTTCCTGGATGGAACTCACTTGCTCGGTAAATATTGTGGCACTTTGTTGGGTGCAACAGGAAAAGACGGGAACGATGGTTTCTTCCATTTGGCATTCCCAATTGTAGATAATGAAATAGATGCCAACTAGACGTGGTTTTTTATCAAAGCTTGGTGATACCCTATATGATGGTGATGAATATGTGAAAATCATTACATTTGTATTTGAAAGGTCTAAGGGGCTTATCAGCACAGTCGTGAAAGTATTCCTTTCATCCCTGCATGCATATTGTTTGCACTACTTGGAATCAAACTTTATGAAAGGGAATATCAGACTTGGAAAGGCATTGAAAGAAAAGTGTTGGTCTATATTAGTGAGAGTTGTGTTTGCATATACTGAAAAAGAATTTGACAATGCTATCACTGACTTGCTAACCACATCAGCGGATGCACATTATTAGTTGCTTTAGAAATCTGATATGGCGCATTAGGCGAACTACATATTCAAAGGTAGGcgtgtaaatgagccaagctactcgtgagctactcgagatcggctcggtcaatgctcgaattcgattcgatttttcacgagccgagccgagctcgagctgctcgtttatgttgacgagccgagctcgagcccaaaaatactcagctcgtgaggctcgcgagcctaaacgagcttttatatataaaatattaaattatttatatataaattacaaaaatacataattatataaactatataaaattacaaaaatacttatgtatacaagctaatcgagcttaaacgagccgagctcgagctacttgagcttttcagcgagccgagctcgagcacaaaaagaatagctcgaacgagctcgagccgagctcgagccttcAAATAGTata
This sequence is a window from Dioscorea cayenensis subsp. rotundata cultivar TDr96_F1 unplaced genomic scaffold, TDr96_F1_v2_PseudoChromosome.rev07_lg8_w22 25.fasta BLBR01000113.1, whole genome shotgun sequence. Protein-coding genes within it:
- the LOC120253534 gene encoding protein TSS-like → MAPKARGGKGNKVKGSGDKKKKEEKIIPNVIDVIVVTPYETKITLKGISTDKILDVRRLLASNVQTCHLTNYSLSHVARGVKLKNGVEIVSLKPCVLSIQPEEYTTEEHVLSHVRRLLDIVACTTCFAKSKDGGKSRKPPNSPANGKPSSAATSSPAMAGAGKDEKVQHEGDPVPAISEKFDMAAIYPPPKLGDFYEFFNFSHLQSPIQYLRRREGESAGEKKEGDFFELEVKVCNGKLLNVIASVKGFYTTGKHCIQSHSLVDLLQQLSSAFAKAYDLLMKAFVEHNKFGNLPYGLRANTWIISPIFTESPWANPKLPIEDENWGGNGGGLGRDGKYNHRQWSTEFSVLARYPCKTEDERLIRDRKGFLLHSLFTETSIFKAISAIHHVIESQRSFNAAEDVVGGYIVHEEHVGDLNVTVRKDFTDASVKPEEKIDGSQLLQMNAKEIARRNLLKGLTADESAVINDTATLGAVIVKHCGYTAIAKASGHVKSGDITRDIDVDDQPDGGSNALNINSLRVLLPTSCNTEPSIGGQLSPLNSDDIGARCLAQRVLNDSLSKLEKMPATAERSIRWELGSCWVQHLQKQENLPVKEAKRSAEDKPQPIVKGLGKQFEPLKKIKKKADASGIRSDIRQDDSFEVGSDNLNQSKLDAETELRNLLPEEAFLRLKDSGTGLHLKSLDELTHMAHKFYDGIALPKLVADFASLELSPVDGRTLTDFMHTRGLKMCSLGRVVDLAEKLPHIQSLCIHEMVTRSFKYILRAVIAAVNSLSDLSSAIAATLNILLGSTETQKYELDHINDHSLKMKWLEKFLLKRFSWRLKNEFQHLRKFAILRGLCQKVGLELAPRDYDLESPSPFKKSDIISIVPVCKHVACSSADGRNLLESAKVALDKGKLEDAVTYGTKALSKMIAVCGPYHRMTANAYSLLAVVLYHTGDFDQATIYQQKALDINERELGLDHPETMKSYGDLSVFYYRLQHIELALKYVNRALLLLHFSCGLSHPNSAATYINVAMMEEGMGNVHVALRYLHEALKCNRRLLGADHIQTAASYHAIAIALSMMEAYTLSVQHEQTTLQILQSKLGADDLRTQDAAAWLEYFESKALEQQEAARRGIPKPDASIASKGHLSVSDLLDYINPEQELKERDSQKRLQRMKSINRPSQMKSNILVDDYQDDSKYSSTLNSIEGAKEEEKLVEHQPLKFEDSDDTMQGQQPQVYECSPEASSDEGWQEANFKGRSGNVRRIAGPKRPTLAKLELKFSESSASIKRRTMSPTLKGNSSITRTPSTDVSSVKNLRNAASVHGGDDSNNARQSTPDLEARLDQNPKASVISRVITAGTNLLSYKEVALSPPGTILKPTLKLPEVKQPDETVRGTEPEECNNVKEASKVEVDMTTKGALQEVSSSDSEKEIQTSAVKISVNVSERETSDSDDVQISSSSKEAAATRSKLSASAPPFNPGSLLSVPNAYNSVAVVGLYDMRAAHATVPPKPVELLPPHSVDARVPRGPRSTMYFKNSLSSQTKHGYRNSQTGNEADRGAISPSTMNPNAAEFVPGKASQQLNQSDGVSEVQRPGDDSSSQVESSSAKEDCNTVLPGEKAELDRNAAEVKIKDSKRSCGMESSSKAELARQILFNFIVKSYQDNLGSDEAETKPKSTKRESSATRSVSSNVTKSVSVDQFCDHQWPKPNQDREGFTVVSKRRKNKHQLSNAVSGLYAQQSICTLAS